The Salegentibacter sp. Hel_I_6 region CCAGCATTACGATTCCGGAGAGAATTACAAGCCATTCTGGTTCGCCAAATAAGTAAGCGATACCTTTGAAGCTGGCCTGTTCAAGCCGGCGGACCGTTTTCTCAGTGTTGAGCAGATGATTGCTGCCTGCCACCAGAAAAATGCCACTAACCAATATTCGTAATAACTGAATGGAACGACGACTTATAAAAATTTTGTTCGTCATTATGTATGTTATTGTAATTGATAATTTGGTCTGAAATGGTATAACTAACCATTGCAAGAAACTAAAATCTCAACTACACTAACTTTGGAGGTGGTGAATGACTATCCAGATACAGATAGCTTAATTTTGAAGAATAAATGGTATTTTTCTCGAAGAACACCTCCGATAATCTAGGCGTCCAGGAAAAAATATTAAAATTGAATTGAGGAGTACAAAAACTGCTAATCTCAACCATCAAATTCTGATTCTCTACATTTTGAACAAACTCATACGTCTTCTCCTTATCAGAACTCAAAGCTTTTTTTTCGCAGTAAGGATTTACAAAAGAAATTGTCCCCTTTGACAGCAGGTTGATAAGACTTGCATCTACAATCAATAACTTCCCTAAAAATAGAGGGATCAGAAATAATGATATAAGAGCTTTTGTACTCATTGAAACAAACTTACAAATTGCTTAGGATTTAAAAGGTAACAAATGTTACACATAGAAAAGATAATTATAAATCTAGTACCACTAAACTGTTTCTTCGTAATGAAATTTTGCCATCCATTTCGAGGGTTTTAAGCAATCTTGAAATCACCACTCGAGAAGTATGAAGGTCGTAAGCGATCTCCTGATGGGTTATTTGTAAGGTTTCATTTTGATTGATTTTAGCCTTATCCCGGAGGTAATGCAGTAATCTTTTATCCATCCTAAAGAATGCTACAGAGTCAATAGCGTCTAGCATTTCCTTAAGTCTTAAACTATAACTCTGAAAAACAAATGTTCTCCAGGATTTATATTTTACAATCCATTCCTCCATTTTTCCTACAGGAACCATAATTAATTTCGTATCCTTTTCGGTAACCGCTTTTATATCACTTTTGCTTCTATTTAAACAGCAGGTAAGAGTCACCGCACAAGTATCCCCTCTTTCTAGAAAATAAAGTAATAATTCATCTCCATCGCTATCTACCCTTGAAATTTTTATAGCCCCATTCAGTAACAATGGTATTGAGATTCAGGATAGGTGATTTCTGATTTTAATATAGTAGTTTCCATTAACTTTTTCTTTTGTCGGTTACCTTATAACGTGTTGTGTTATTTGTTTGCTAAATTTCCATATCGCTTGTTCCAGCAATTAGTGTCAAGACAGATATTCTGAGATACGGAGGGAACACTCATTTTAAGAATGTCAGCTATATCGCAAGGGCACAATTCATTCTCTATGTTCAACAGGAATAGGATTTTCAGTCGTACCCCGCTTTCCGCAAGAGACAGAATTTTGCTTATTGCCTTAAAGCCGTCCGAATTATTATATTGTTTCCTTGGAAGACGATATTTGCTTCTTGTCCCCTT contains the following coding sequences:
- a CDS encoding DoxX family protein; this translates as MTNKIFISRRSIQLLRILVSGIFLVAGSNHLLNTEKTVRRLEQASFKGIAYLFGEPEWLVILSGIVMLAAGFLFLIGYKTRWAAIVLILVLLPITLSVQVGQINTLGPLFKNIAILGGLLFFIINDTDKLFKTK